Proteins encoded within one genomic window of Aspergillus nidulans FGSC A4 chromosome VII:
- a CDS encoding flavin-containing monooxygenase (transcript_id=CADANIAT00008531): MDEKLRLDINPGNKNFTNAAVVIIGAGISGMCMAIDLIERNKCHNFVILEKSSGVGGTWRDNKYPGCCCDVTSILYSYSFEQSTKWSRQFPGQEELLAYLTHVAEKYGLYKYIRFNSEVTEARWSDEEKKWKVSTKVSGDKDNQFTRSYVLSTDFLISAVGQLNFPREPDIPGLNDFRGKMMHSARWDWTYNYENKRIAIIGNGATAAQIVPEVAKVASHLTVYQRTPNWVIPRSDTAISPLEQALLTYLPPLRIRKRSLAMDFRESFHEVIRDSQSQTARLARDITAQRLRTQLANKPELWDKLTPKYAPGCKRLIITDDYYPALSRENVDLETRRILRITETGIAVEGDSQQEYDLIILATGFKTVEFMCPIKIHGSKGRALTEIWKDGASAYYGVTVEDLPNFGMFYGPNTNLGHSSIILMIEAQSRYLNALVARVLQARTQGKTLIIKPTVRALQKFNMELQKALARSSFADANCSSWYKTENGKITNNWSGTVVDYQRSLSQVRWADYEVEGTAKDAVRPGEVTNLGRVHEETYISNRSLVLTIAGMLAVAGGVFLRWTSLVRAR; this comes from the exons atggatgagaagTTGCGTCTCGATATCAATCCGGGAAACAAGAACTTCACCAATGCTGCGGTTgtcatcatcggcgctggCATATCTG GGATGTGCATGGCAATTGATCTCATCGAACGCAATAAATGCCATAATTTCGTAATCTtagagaagagcagcggaGTGGGCGGAACCTGGCGCGACAATAAGTATCCCGGATGTTGCTGTGATG TGACGAGCATCCTGTATAGCTACTCCTTCGAACAGTCCACCAAGTGGTCGCGGCAGTTTCCAGGACAAGAAGAGCTCTTG GCGTATCTCACTCACGTTGCTGAGAAATATGGGCTATACAAGTATATTCGTTTCAATTCCGAGGTCACAGAGGCGCGATGGAGCGATGAAGAGAAAAAATGGAAAGTCAGCACCAAAGTTTCTGGCGACAAGGACAACCAGTTCACACGTTCCTATGTCCTGAGCACGGATTTCCTCATCTCTGCTGTTGGACAGCTGAACTTTCCCCGAGAACCAGATATCCCTGGGCTGAACGATTTCCGTGGGAAAATGATGCATTCGGCGCGATGGGATTGGACCTATAACTACGAGAATAAGCGAATTGCTATCATCGGAAATG GGGCGACCGCTGCACAGATTGTCCCTGAAGTGGCTAAAGTTGCTTCGCATCTTACCGTATACCAGAGAACTCCGAATTGGGTAATCCCTCGATCTGATACCGCCATATCGCCCCTCGAACAAGCTCTGCTAACGTACCTTCCCCCACTGCGTATTCGAAAACGCTCCCTTGCTATGGACTTCCGTGAGAGCTTCCATGAGGTTATCAGGGACTCGCAGTCCCAAACCGCGCGGCTGGCCCGCGACATCACCGCGCAACGTTTACGGACACAGCTGGCGAACAAGCCCGAGCTATGGGACAAGCTCACACCGAAATATGCCCCTGGATGTAAACGATTGATCATAACAGACGATTATTACCCAGCGCTTAGTCGAGAAAACGTGGATCTGGAGACCAGGCGTATCCTGCGCATCACAGAGACAGGGATTGCTGTAGAAGGCGACTCTCAGCAAGAGTATGATCTGATCATCCTTGCGACTGGGTTCAAGACCGTAGAATTTATGTGTCCGATCAAGATCCACGGGTCAAAGGGCCGAGCACTCACTGAAATCTGGAAGGACGGTGCCTCTGCCTATTATGGAGTCACCGTAGAGGACCTGCCAAACTTTGGAATGTTTTATGGGCCGAATACAAACCTCG GACACAGCTCCATCATACTGATGATCGAGGCGCAATCGCGGTATCTCAACGCCCTAGTCGCTAGAGTCCTCCAAGCCCGTACCCAAGGCAAGACCTTAATCATAAAGCCAACCGTCCGTGCGCTGCAAAAGTTCAACATGGAGCTCCAAAAGGCGTTGGCAAGAAGCAGCTTTGCGGATGCGAACTGCAGTTCATGGTACAAGACCGAGAACGGCAAGATCACCAACAACTGGTCTGGGACGGTGGTTGATTATCAGCGCAGTCTTTCGCAAGTCCGCTGGGCAGATTATGAGGTCGAAGGCACAGCGAAGGACGCTGTCAGGCCTGGAGAAGTGACGAATCTGGGGCGGGTCCACGAGGAAACGTACATTAGCAACCGCTCATTGGTGTTGACAATAGCAGGTATGCTGGCGGTTGCCGGTGGTGTCTTCCTTAGATGGACGAGTTTGGTGCGAGCTCGCTGA
- a CDS encoding uncharacterized protein (transcript_id=CADANIAT00008527): MPPIIHCVRHAQGLHNLCTENHVIPDPLLTDLGNEQCDQLRASFPRHDKIDLVVASPLRRTMYTALQSFEPVFKANPGMKLILLPDIQETSDVACDTGSDPSALRKEIEEKGLPVDASLVHEGWNVKTGRYAPTNAAVGARARDARRWLKARPEKEIVMVSHGGVLHYFTEDWEDSSQFQGTGWVNTEYRTYTFSDQIDLEDLEGNKLDSDNASLIETPESRQRRGKEGPTADREKQKELYKKGVQGWDDQGLQLSTAEREAAKIPAGKEVDGTCSRSFNRYNRSFYYLNRPGRPEAPFKAEYKTRGWTGSVSTKFHTGQMRSSHNKPPSCPYKQTRSYWTILFCTLYKPQVSFPSTTHQLTVSDRTYLIAP, from the exons ATGCCTCCCATCATCCACTGCGTTCGCCACGCCCAG GGCCTGCACAATCTCTGCACAGAGAATCATGTCATCCCGGACCCCTTGTTGACAGATCTCGGAAACGAACAATGCGATCAACTCCGCGCATCCTTTCCCCGCCACGATAAGATCGATCTCGTCGTTGCCTCTCCCCTCCGCCGCACAATGTACACAGCTTTGCAAAGCTTCGAGCCCGTCTTCAAGGCCAACCCGGGTATGAAGTTGATTCTGTTGCCGGATATCCAGGAGACGAGTGACGTTGCTTGTGATACGGGATCCGATCCCAGTGCTTTGagaaaggagattgaggaaaaGGGGCTACCTGTTGATGCGAGCCTGGTCCATGAGGGGTGGAATGTCAAG ACTGGTCGCTACGCACCCACCAATGCTGCAGTCGGAGCACGTGCACGCGACGCCCGACGCTGGCTAAAGGCCCGACCGGAGAAGGAAATCGTCATGGTCTCGCACGGCGGTGTCTTGCATTACTTTACCGAAGATTGGGAGGACAGCAGTCAGTTCCAAG GAACCGGCTGGGTCAACACAGAATATCGCACGTACACTTTCTCAGACCAGATAGATCTTGAAGATCTAGAAGGCAACAAGCTAGACTCGGACAACGCGAGCCTGATCGAGACGCCCGAGTCCCGCCAGCGCCGCGGCAAGGAGGGCCCGACGGCGGACCGtgagaagcagaaggagctgTATAAAAAGGGTGTGCAAGGATGGGATGACCAGGGGCTGCAGCTcagtacggctgagcgggAGGCGGCTAAGATTCCTGCTGGGAAGGAGGTTGACGGG ACTTGCTCTCGCTCTTTTAACAGGTACAACCGTTCATTTTACTATTTAAACCGACCAG GTAGACCGGAGGCGCCTTTTAAAGCTGAATACAAGACCAG AGGTTGGACTGGATCAGTTTCCACGAAGTTTCATACCGGCCAGATGCGTTCGTCTCATA ATAAGCCGCCCTCATGTCCATACAAGCAAACCAG GTCGTACTGGACTATACTCTTCTGTACTCTTTACAAACCCCAG
- a CDS encoding putative C2H2 finger domain protein (transcript_id=CADANIAT00008529) translates to MADLPYTCNTCFVAFRSSDGQRDHMRTDWHLYNMKRRVASLPPVSQEIFNEKVLAAKASSNAAAAKASFEKTCVACQKTFYSENSYQNHVKSSKHKAREARLNRENADDTSSVMSSTFSLGEPINKPREADVAAVTESLKEATIAEKDEDEEIADADSYSSSHCLFCNNESTSIEENIEHMFKSHGMFIPERTYLADLEGLIRYLYRKINENSECIYCHVIRNSPAGIKTHMKDKGHCMIAFESEAEQIEIGQFYDFRSTYSDEENDDDSVEMVDGGVKVSGSDAEDDGWETDASSLDDDDEEGNAKSAPAVYRTEYELHLPSGRTAGHRSLARYYRQNLHNYPTAEERYARQLAIENGEIQEEEKPRGRNANRALVTRANGGTGMIGVADIDKRNVVESERKERTRAIRQEQRYTARVNRAANNQKHFRDPLLQ, encoded by the exons ATGGCGGACCTTCCATACACCTGTAACACTTGCTTTGTTGCCTTTCGCAGCAGCGATGGCCAGCGCGACCATATGCGCACAGATTGGCA TCTGTACAATATGAAACGTCGTGTTGCGTCTCTTCCCCCAGTGTCTCAAGAAATCTTCAACGAAAAGGTTCTGGCCGCCAAAGCTTCCTCCAACGCCGCGGCCGCCAAGGCCTCTTTTGAGAAAACCTGTGTCGCCTGCCAAAAGACCTTCTACAGCGAAAATTCCTACCAGAATCACGTGAAGAGCTCGAAGCATAAGGCTCGTGAAGCGCGACTGAACAGAGAAAATGCCGATGATACATCGTCGGTTATGAGCTCAACCTTCTCACTTGGGGAGCCCATCAACAAGCCTCGCGAGGCTGATGTAGCCGCTGTCACCGAGAGTCTAAAGGAGGCGACGATCgcggagaaagatgaggacgaggagattGCCGATGCGGATTCTTATTCATCTTCTCACTGCTTATTCTGCAACAACGAGTCGACAAGCATTGAAGAAAATATCGAACACATGTTCAAGAGCCACGGCATGTTCATCCCAGAACGCACATACCTTGCAGATCTAGAAGGTCTCATTCGATACCTTTACCGGAAAATAAACGAGAACAGCGAGTGTATCTATTGCCATGTCATCCGAAACAGCCCCGCCGGCATCAAGACACACATGAAAGACAAAGGTCACTGCATGATAGCATTTGAGAGCGAGGCGGAACAAATTGAGATCGGGCAGTTCTACGATTTTAGAAGCACCTATTCAGATGAAGAGAACGACGACGATTCGGTCGAAATGGTCGACGGCGGCGTCAAAGTCTCCGGCTCAGACGCTGAAGACGACGGATGGGAAACAGACGCCTCATCGttggacgatgatgacgaagaaggaaacGCGAAGAGCGCTCCTGCAGTCTATAGAACCGAATACGAGCTCCACCTCCCATCCGGCCGGACCGCAGGTCACCGCTCGCTCGCACGATACTACCGCCAGAATCTGCACAACTATCCGACTGCGGAGGAGCGCTACGCCCGCCAACTTGCCATTGAGAATGGCGAGATccaagaggaagagaagcccCGTGGCCGCAACGCCAACCGTGCCCTTGTTACTCGTGCTAACGGCGGTACGGGCATGATTGGAGTCGCGGACATCGACAAGCGCAACGTTGTCGAGAGCGAGCGAAAGGAACGGACTCGTGCTATCCGTCAAGAACAGCGGTACACAGCTCGTGTGAACAGAGCCGCTAACAACCAAAAGCACTTCAGG GATCCTTTGCTGCAGTGA
- a CDS encoding putative DUF21 and CBS domain protein (Mam3) (transcript_id=CADANIAT00008530), producing MAIPAHRSLALRPIVMGLGKLLALSFSHISLVSAAPTSQFLAPRHDAHAETHALPANDATLWLYLGVAAALVLTGGAFAGLTIALMGQDEVYLQVIQTSGDSPSERKNAASVLRLLKRGKHWVLVTLLLSNVITNETLPIILDRSLGGGWPAVLGSTVLIVIFGEIVPQSICVRYGLPIGAWMAPCVLGLMYLMAPVAWPVAKLLDRLLGEDHGTIYKKAGLKTLVTLHKTLGEAGEQLNSDEVTIISAVLDLKEKSVGAIMTPMEDVFTMSADTVLDEPTMDLILSQGYSRIPIHSPENPRNFIGMLLVKMLITYDPEDCKPVSHFALATLPETRPETSCLDIVNFFQEGKSHMVLVSEFPGEDRGALGVVTLEDVIEELIGEEIIDESDVFVDVHKAIRRMNPAPYSRVPKGRFVEDPPALSSQGPLVDLGGDSPSTTDQAVTRRRSSVEAPLARFQLRRSQGDKERHSMDALVTRLGSTDEIREHLKHLGPSNLASRPRQTRYQNVKIKRSSISSPAPSGQTDIDSVEHARHPSSGLTTTSDATTLKPSGLNPRDGAHAVLINSTNQKSPEPLVKTGPTLSIPEPVNEEQDSAPRSANSRRTGSAGSDVDPAYSSSYFHRGPARSGSITEHIVDVNGVRKVVLHTTSSNSSSEGEGPSSVPKTKFPIRQGSEIIDLNDTDSGATEQTKKKRRHRRHKKSKDSTNRDEETPLLP from the exons ATGGCCATACCTGCCCATCGCTCCCTGGCTTTACGGCCTATTGTCATGGGCCTGGGCAAACTCCTCGCGCTCTCCTTTTCGCACATCTCGCTCGTTTCTGCCGCTCCAACCTCCCAGTTCCTTGCTCCCCGTCACGATGCTCATGCCGAAACTCATGCGCTACCAGCTAATGATGCCACTCTATGGCTGTATCTGGGAGTGGCCGCTGCCCTCGTGCTGACTGGCGGTGCATTTGCTGGGTTGACAATTGCTTTGATGGGTCAG GATGAAGTATATCTACAAGTCATTCAGACATCGGGCGATAGCCCATCTGAACGTAAAAACGCAGCCAGCGTCCTACGATTGTTGAAGCGTGGCAAGCACTGGGTGCTGGTGACTCTGTTGCTCAGCAATGTGATAACCAACGAAACTCTCCCTATCATCCTTGACCGATCGCTCGGCGGAGGTTGGCCGGCCGTTCTAGGCAGTACAGTGTTAATTG TCATCTTCGGTGAAATCGTCCCTCAATCAATTTGCGTCCGTTACGGCCTTCCTATCGGTGCCTGGATGGCCCCCTGCGTTTTGGGCCTGATGTATCTAATGGCTCCCGTCGCCTGGCCTGTTGCCAAATTGCTGGACAGATTGCTAGGGGAGGATCATGGGACGATCTACAAGAAGGCGGGCCTGAAAACCCTTGTCACGCTTCACAAGACACTCGGCGAGGCGGGCGAACAGCTCAACTCCGACGAAGTCACTATTATCAGCGCTGTTCTGGATCTCAAGGAGAAGTCTGTTGGCGCTATTATGACTCCGATGGAGGATGTTTTCACGATGTCGGCTGATACCGTATTGGACGAGCCGACCATGGACCTCATTCTCTCGCAAGGATATTCCCGGATTCCTATTCACTCTCCCGAGAACCCTAGGAATTTTATCGGTATGCTCCTAGTTAAGATGCTCATTACATATGACCCAGAGGATTGTAAGCCCGTCAGTCATTTTGCCTTGGCGACCTTGCCGGAAACACGTCCGGAGACAAGTTGCTTAGATATTGTCAACTTTTTCCAAGAAGGAAAGTCTCACATGGTTCTCGTCTCGGAATTTCCGGGTGAGGATCGTGGCGCCCTTGGAGTGGTCACCTTGGAAGATGTAATCGAAGAACTGATTGGCGA AGAAATTATTGATGAATCGGATGTCTTTGTGGATGTGCACAAGGCAATTCGACGTATGAATCCTGCACCTTATTCCCGCGTTCCGAAAGGCCGTTTCGTCGAGGATCCTCCAGCCCTATCCAGCCAAGGACCTTTAGTGGACTTGGGCGGTGATTCCCCATCCACTACCGATCAGGCCGTCACCCGTCGTCGAAGCTCTGTAGAGGCCCCTTTAGCACGCTTTCAACTCCGCCGGTCGCAAGGGGACAAGGAGAGACATTCAATGGATGCTCTTGTCACCCGTCTTGGTTCAACAGATGAGATTCGTGAACACCTGAAACATCTTGGCCCATCCAACTTAGCCAGCCGGCCCCGCCAAACTCGTTATCAGAATGTCAAGATCAAACGTTCAAGTATATCGTCTCCGGCACCCTCGGGGCAGACGGATATTGATTCTGTTGAGCATGCCCGTCACCCGTCGTCCGGTCTCACCACTACCTCTGACGCAACTACGTTGAAGCCAAGTGGACTGAATCCCAGGGACGGTGCTCATGCTGTactcatcaacagcaccaaTCAGAAGTCGCCGGAGCCTCTGGTTAAAACCGGGCCGACGCTGTCAATCCCAGAACCTGTTAATGAAGAACAAGATAGTGCGCCACGATCCGCAAATAGCCGACGCACCGGTTCTGCAGGCTCGGATGTAGATCCAGCGTACAGCAGCAGCTACTTCCATCGAGGCCCTGCCCGCAGTGGAAGTATCACCGAACACATAGTCGATGTCAACGGCGTTCGAAAGGTGGTCCTCCACACCAcaagcagcaacagctctTCGGAAGGCGAGGGCCCGTCGTCAGTTCCCAAAACTAAGTTCCCAATTCGCCAGGGCAGCGAGATCATCGACCTGAACGATACCGACAGCGGTGCCACCGAGCAAACGAAGAAAAAGCGCCGCCATCGGAGACataaaaagagcaaagactCCACTAATAGAGACGAGGAAACGCCGCTGCTACCTTGA
- a CDS encoding protein hulD (transcript_id=CADANIAT00008528) — MDNAAEKRPEVRYLGNDVAMSASTPHGSPEPSNNPVLRMKDPKSFTQNLFDTLALRMIEWLPLRRSPGSFDLDHSRSINRETPRSPNSDTCQAHVDSDKDQPHYRQRPYQAGGGSNPQTPSSRSAGGQTTAMEWRLPNQQFKRLSLTEVDLRRSNSKSSLDEKSLPELKPARKLSVSAHTDASADDFVNLPSPPALKHRPQKHRGRAVDANPTQPHEQPRKERRVSWDGAKFLNDVQSLHQQDNKSHTPKHQPNSDHCHHNSSHMVQEVSAIQSLSHLNSEIIDGLQRMLILSDEEAEKWREELALMEMSGSFEDADTRVATPRQRAVFTFITQSVFYALGSTRQLLRSFREGASHPANKLDLQQLQPALRKLFSICPKDIIFHSLWNALEALFVPPRELSTSGRSSRRSSSNSNPATTVSAPIIIRRASETVGHQYVTDANAADVTAVVLFALASSLPEIDPSTWSCMVRMRSTGNVAMSAVMELFRLREAQLVVEATDVLEHELALRLVDRLVRALTARLAFHEISKTRSGYIQDSSKRKNNVLDYLIETLGQHHDLVTERKNHGDTSLRSPSTPAIITEWLRTLFMKSWDGNPEISRSSSQGGVVQILSVLHKERTRLGLASEDFYTPFLSERLDPLEMPVQWLARVPNNKTLHLLSYSFLFPPSALVIYFRALNYSAMSKYYEAALTTTKHVYQTAFGAMDIQDDVGLIPRLRTSMTTYFVLVIRRDNILTDALNQLWRRERRELMRPLKVQMGMDEGEEGLDHGGVQQEFFRLLMAEALDPSYGMFTTDSRTRCSWFQPCSWEPLYKFEILGLLMSLAVYNGLTLPVNFPLAFYRKLLGLKVKHLDHIRDGWPELTRGLEELLRWNEGDVADIFMRTYEFGFEAFGRVETVDMEKVDRDAPWPNSLPPQSGRSVRYSPSWSDVGRYTDLASLSPPSSMAAETADSQDDTAKSAISLPPLPSPTSPAEEASLVTNENRGQFVKDYIFWLTDKSIRPQFEAFAQGFYTCLDRTSLSIFTPEALKTVVEGIQEIDIAELERHARYEGGFGAGHRVIQDFWSIAHQFSAEKKAQLLEFVTASDRVPVNGISSIMFVIQKNGVGDARLPTSLTCFGRLLLPEYSSKSVLEEKLNKALENARGFGVA, encoded by the exons ATGGATAATGCAGCGGAGAAAAGACCAGAGGTGCGGTATTTGGGCAATGACGTTGCGATGAGCGCCTCAACACCGCATggatcgccagagcccaGCAACAACCCGGTCCTGCGAATGAAAGACCCAAAATCCTTTACTCAAAATTTGTTTGATACTCTCGCGTTGAGAATGATTGAATGGCTACCGCTCCGTCGCTCTCCCGGCTCGTTTGACCTTGACCACAGCCGCTCAATCAACCGCGAAACTCCCCGGTCTCCGAATTCGGATACCTGTCAAGCTCATGTAGATTCGGACAAGGATCAACCTCATTACAGACAGCGTCCATATCAAGCCGGCGGCGGAAGTAACCCCCAAACTCCTTCGTCGCGGAGTGCCGGAGGTCAAACTACTGCAATGGAATGGAGACTACCGAACCAGCAATTCAAACGGCTATCGCTAACGGAGGTTGATTTGCGGCGCTCAAATTCGAAATCAAGTCTTGATGAGAAGTCACTGCCTGAATTGAAACCGGCGCGAAAGCTCTCAGTCAGTGCACATACGGATGCAAGTGCTGATGACTTTGTCAATCTCCCTTCGCCGCCGGCGCTCAAGCATCGTCCTCAAAAACATCGCGGAAGAGCTGTTGATGCGAATCCTACTCAACCGCATGAACAACCGAGAAAGGAGAGACGTGTCTCTTGGGACGGAGCGAAGTTCTTAAATGATGTTCAGTCCTTACACCAGCAGGACAATAAATCGCACACTCCGAAACACCAGCCAAATTCTGACCATTGTCATCATAACAGCTCGCACATGGTACAAGAAGTTTCTGCCATCCAGTCGCTAAGTCATCTTAATAGCGAGATAATTGACGGTTTGCAACGAATGCTTATACTCTCTGacgaggaagctgagaaatGGAGGGAGGAGCTGGCTTTGATGGAAATGAGCGGCAGTTTCGAGGATGCAGACACGCGAGTTGCAACTCCTCGGCAGCGTGCAGTGTTCACATTCATTACACAGAGCGTCTTCTATGCTCTCGGAAGTACTAGACAGCTTTTGCGCTCATTTCGGGAGGGTGCGAGTCACCCAGCCAATAAACTTGACctccaacagctccagcCTGCATTACGGaaactcttctccatctGTCCCAAGGACATCATATTTCACAGCCTTTGGAATGCTTTGGAGGCCTTGTTTGTTCCACCTAGGGAGCTGTCAACGTCAGGGAGATCCTCCCGTCGTTCATCTTCCAATTCTAACCCTGCCACTACTGTCTCTGCCCCCATTATTATCCGCCGTGCGTCCGAGACTGTCGGCCACCAGTACGTTACCGATGCCAATGCAGCGGATGTTACAGCGGTTGTTCTTTTCGCATTAGCAAGTTCTCTTCCCGAAATAGATCCTTCAACTTGGAGCTGTATGGTTCGAATGCGATCCACTGGGAACGTGGCGATGAGCGCTGTCATGGAGCTGTTTCGGCTGCGTGAGGCCCAGCTGGTTGTTGAAGCTACAGACGTGCTAGAACATGAGCTGGCTCTTCGGTTAGTTGATCGTTTGGTACGCGCCCTTACCGCGAGGTTAGCATTCCACGAAATATCCAAAACTCGTTCTGGGTATATCCAAGATTCATCGAAACGTAAAAACAACGTTTTGGACTACCTCATCGAAACACTCGGTCAGCATCATGATCTTGTGACAGAGCGAAAGAACCACGGGGACACGAGCCTGCGCTCACCGAGCACCCCGGCGATCATCACCGAGTGGCTACGTACCCTTTTCATGAAAAGTTGGGATGGGAATCCTGAAATATCGAGAAGCAGTTCACAAGGGGGTGTCGTACAGATTCTGTCGGTACTTCATAAAGAGCGGACCCGCCTTGGCCTTGCGTCGGAGGATTTCTATACACCTTTTCTTTCTGAACGCCTGGATCCTCTCGAAATGCCTGTGCAATGGTTGGCAAGAGTGCCTAATAATAAGACACTCCATCTGTTGTCTTACTCGTTTTTATTCCCGCCCTCCGCCCTAGTCATATACTTCCGTGCTCTTAACTATTCAGCCATGTCAAAATATTATGAAGCAGCCTTGACAACCACGAAACATGTGTATCAGACTGCCTTTGGTGCTATGGATATCCAGGATGATGTTGGCCTTATTCCTAGATTGCGAACCTCAATGACCACCTATTTTGTCCTTGTTATCCGGCGAGATAACATACTCACAGACGCCTTGAACCAGCTTTGGCGGCGGGAAAGACGTGAGCTTATGCGGCCCCTGAAGGTCCAAATGGGCATGgatgaaggggaggaggggctCGATCACGGCGGCGTACAACAAGAATTCTTccggttgttgatggcggaGGCTCTTGATCCATCATACGGCATGTTCACAACGGATAGTCGCACGCGGTGCTCATGGTTTCAACCTTGCTCATGGGAGCCGCTCTACAAGTTTGAAATTCTTGGGTTATTGATGTCACTCGCAGTTTACAATGGCCTGACCCTCCCTGTGAATTTCCCATTAGCATTTTATAGGAAGCTACTGGGATTGAAGGTCAAGCACTTGGACCATATTCGCGACGGGTGGCCGGAGCTGACCCGTGGTTTGGAAGAGCTACTACGTTGGAATGAAGGCGATGTCGCAGATATTTTCATGAGGACGTATGAGTTCGGTTTCGAGGCCTTTGGCCGCGTTGAGACGGTTGATATGGAAAAGGTCGATAGAGATGCACCGTGGCCGAACTCACTGCCTCCACAGTCCGGCCGCTCTGTGCGATACTCTCCGTCGTGGTCCGATGTCGGCCGTTATACCGACCTAGCAAGTCTAAGCCCGCCCTCATCCATGGCTGCTGAAACGGCCGATTCACAAGATGATACCGCCAAATCAGCTATAAGCCTGCCCCCTTTGCCCTCGCCTACTTCCCCAGCCGAGGAAGCCTCTTTGGTGACCAACGAAAATCGTGGCCAATTCGTCAAGGACTACATTTTCTGGCTGACCGACAAGTCTATTCGCCCCCAATTTGAAGCCTTTGCACAGGGCTTCTATACCTGCCTCGACCGAACATCTCTGTCTATCTTCACACCCGAAGCGCTGAAGACTGTGGTTGAAGGCATCCAGGAAATTGACATTGCAGAACTGGAACGTCACGCGCGCTATGAGGGCGGCTTCGGTGCGGGCCACCGGGTTATCCAGGACTTTTGGAGTATCGCGCATCAATTCTCCGccgagaagaaggcgcagcTGCTGGAGTTTGTCACAGCGAGCGACCGAGTGCCGGTCAATGGGATTTCGAGCATTATGTTTGTTATCCAAAAAAATGGCGTGGGTGATGCT CGCCTTCCAACCAGTTTGACCTGCTTTGGACGACTCCTGCTGCCCGAGTACTCTTCGAAGAGcgtgctggaagagaagctgaacaaggCATTGGAGAATGCGCGGGGATTCGGCGTTGCGTGA